Within Drosophila sechellia strain sech25 unplaced genomic scaffold, ASM438219v1 U_200, whole genome shotgun sequence, the genomic segment TATGATCCAGTTGGTGGAGAAGTACAAGGTGACCTTGTTGACAGTGGTGCCGCAGCAGGTGGCCTCCCTGTTGAAGACGCCCACCCTCAATAAGCAGCGCCTAGCCAGCATACGTTTCGTCAGCGTTGGCGGTGGCTCCTGCTATGTGGCCAATCTTCTGAAGCTGCAGGAGTTCCTGAGCACCGGGCAGATATCCTACGGCTATGCATTGACCGAGTGCGGAGGTGTGGCGGCAAATATGGGCGTGGCGAAGCCATCATCGGTGGGCAGGATTGTGCCCGGAGTGAGGGTTAAGATCTTGGACGAAGCCGGCCGAAGTCTGGGACACGGTGAGACGGGTGAGATCCTGGTGCACAATGGCAAGGTCTGGAATGGCTATTATGCCAATCCCAATGAATCGAAGCGAATGCAGGACTACCAGGGCTGGTTCCACACTGGAGATATGGGCTACTTCGACAACGAAAACTACCTGCATATCGTGGAGCGAAAGGAGGATCTTCTGCGCTTCCATGGCGCCCAGTATTGCCCCCAAGAAATTGAGCAGGTCATCGCTGAGCTGCCGGACGTGATCGAGGCCTGTGTCTTTGGCCTGTGGAACGAGGTGGATGGTGATCCTGCGGCGGCGGCTGTCGTCAAAGTACCTGGCAGTCGTCTCACCGAAATGGATATCGTGGAATATGTGGCCAAGCGCCTGGTGGTCGACCACAAGCAGCTTCACTGCGGCGTCTTCTTTCTGCCCGAGCTGCCAAAAACTGGAAGCGGCAAGGTTCTACGTCAACAGGCACGCGATCAGGCACTGGGTAAAAAATGGGTCGATCACGGCAACGGCCACTAATCTTTTCATAGACATAATTCTGTTAGGCTTAAAAACAATTAGTTATTACCAACGGGTGACTCATCCAGTCAAGACATCAAGAACtgccgaaaaaaaataaaacacgcacacaaacataaGCAGACGACATTTTTTTTACCGATGGCCGACACATTTGGGCTATTCTTTGATATCGACGGCTTATCTCCAGTTGATTAGCGATTGCGTTTGAGGTGCGATAGTTCACCATTCTGTATGTGGTTCAAGGTAATGGCTCACTTGACACTTTTGAAGTTCAGAATTCCTgggaaaatatacaaaatataatgaCAAATACTTGATCGGTTAGAAACAATTATAGAC encodes:
- the LOC6607851 gene encoding LOW QUALITY PROTEIN: 4-coumarate--CoA ligase 3 (The sequence of the model RefSeq protein was modified relative to this genomic sequence to represent the inferred CDS: inserted 1 base in 1 codon) — encoded protein: MDRSTTQFDKYTKIWSGPRPASFFDVDCSIGKIIFAFMRNHPNSICQISDTEGTALTNGEAITFAIRIAQQLKAMGLKQDDVVGIMGTNTTYLMPVVLGCLLNGTPFHAVSPWQDEGTIKHLFSITRPKLIFCDGKCFQRLSIIARILKSHVYTLKDHRXGMPRVEDLLEPTRAELYYVPETLLLGGDHTVAILCTSGTTGPPKAVCISNSACLFDFGFVTGQDVLLSFSTIDWSAGMFNMLFSCCHGSTRIITDRPYTPEYMIQLVEKYKVTLLTVVPQQVASLLKTPTLNKQRLASIRFVSVGGGSCYVANLLKLQEFLSTGQISYGYALTECGGVAANMGVAKPSSVGRIVPGVRVKILDEAGRSLGHGETGEILVHNGKVWNGYYANPNESKRMQDYQGWFHTGDMGYFDNENYLHIVERKEDLLRFHGAQYCPQEIEQVIAELPDVIEACVFGLWNEVDGDPAAAAVVKVPGSRLTEMDIVEYVAKRLVVDHKQLHCGVFFLPELPKTGSGKVLRQQARDQALGKKWVDHGNGH